A window from Engraulis encrasicolus isolate BLACKSEA-1 chromosome 11, IST_EnEncr_1.0, whole genome shotgun sequence encodes these proteins:
- the LOC134457774 gene encoding cytochrome P450 2D14-like: MAVWGSVEHVLGSAVFLGLCAALLVLLLLLVTPQRRPGFPPGPPALPLLGNLLHLSMKDPMPDLEKIAGRYGNVYSLFLGNKPVVMLHGLQAVREALVTQAADFAGRPQGLMLNHVTDSKGLIMADYGAVWKEHRRFTLNSMRNFGLGKVSMETRILAETAHICSHLDKLNGAAVDPHELIHSAASNIICSVLFGTRYEYDDKTLAFFISSFKENARVANGAWAVIYDTLPFVRRLPLPFQKVFRNYAALKKMTRGIVNKHKMTRIPGEPRDLIDCYLDDMHKKSAMVSSLDEERLVMLLLDLHFAGTDTSSNTILSALLYLTTYRDAQVLCQQEIDSVLGDRPHVSYDDRHQMPFVMATIHEIQRVANIAPLGVFHSTTRGTTLMGYHIPQGTMVVTNLTSVLFEESQWEHPHDFYPTHFLDSRGEFVKPEAFLAFSAGPRVCLGESLARMELFLILVTLLRRFQFVWPRGSMKPDMRPVFGGIQSPQAYSLEAHPRRASQRRCSYISI, encoded by the exons ATGGCGGTGTGGGGTTCCGTAGAGCATGTCCTGGGTTCTGCTGTGTTCCTGGGCCTGTGTGCTGCCCTGCTGGTTCTGCTGTTGTTACTGGTGACCCCCCAGCGCCGGCCCGGCTTCCCCCCCGGCCCCCCCGCACTCCCGTTGCTAGGCAACCTGCTGCACCTGAGCATGAAGGACCCCATGCCAGACCTGGAGAAg ATTGCCGGTCGCTACGGTAACGTGTACAGCCTGTTCCTGGGCAACAAGCCGGTGGTGATGCTGCACGGGCTCCAGGCGGTGAGGGAGGCGCTGGTCACGCAGGCCGCAGACTTCGCAGGACGCCCTCAGGGACTCATGCTCAACCACGTCACCGACTCCAAAG GGCTGATCATGGCTGACTATGGTGCGGTGTGGAAGGAGCATCGACGCTTCACTCTGAACTCCATGCGGAACTTTGGGTTGGGCAAGGTCTCCATGGAAACGAGGATACTGGCGGAGACCGCTCACATCTGCTCACACCTGGACAAGCTAAACG GTGCTGCAGTCGACCCTCATGAGCTGATCCACAGCGCTGCCTCCAACATCATCTGCTCGGTGCTGTTTGGGACGCGCTACGAGTACGATGACAAGACCCTGGCCTTCTTCATCAGCAGCTTCAAGGAGAACGCCCGCGTGGCCAACGGAGCCTGGGCCGTG ATCTACGACACTCTGCCGTTCGTGAGGCGTCTGCCGCTGCCCTTCCAGAAGGTGTTCCGGAACTACGCGGCGCTGAAGAAGATGACGCGCGGTATCGTCAACAAGCACAAGATGACCCGAATACCAGGGGAGCCCCGAGACCTGATAGACTGCTACCTAGACGACATGCACAAG AAGAGTGCTATGGTGTCCAGTCTGGATGAGGAGCGgctggtgatgctgctgctggatcTGCACTTTGCCGGGACCGACACCAGCTCCAATACCATACTCAGCGCACTACTGTACCTCACCACATACAGAGAcgcacagg tgCTGTGTCAGCAGGAGATCGACTCGGTGCTCGGCGACCGACCCCATGTCTCCTACGACGACCGACACCAGATGCCTTTCGTCATGGCAACCATCCACGAGATCCAGCGTGTGGCCAACATCGCCCCACTAGGGGTCTTCCATTCCACCACCAGGGGCACCACGCTCATGGGATACCACATACCACAG GGCACTATGGTGGTGACCAATCTGACGTCAGTGCTGTTCGAGGAGAGCCAATGGGAGCACCCACATGACTTTTACCCCACCCACTTCCTGGACAGCAGGGGCGAATTTGTCAAGCCTGAAGCTTTCCTGGCCTTCTCAGCAG gtccgcgtgtgtgtctgggagagtCTCTGGCGCGTATGGAACTGTTCCTCATCCTGGTGACGCTGCTGCGTAGATTCCAGTTCGTGTGGCCGCGCGGCAGCATGAAGCCCGACATGAGGCCCGTGTTCGGGGGAATACAGTCGCCCCAAGCATACAGCCTTGAGGCACACCCACGCAGAGCCAGCCAGAGGAGATGTAGCTATATTAGTATTTGA